In a genomic window of Syntrophales bacterium:
- the rpmH gene encoding 50S ribosomal protein L34, with protein sequence MKKNLTNLSNTKRKRTHGFRARMATKGGRSVLNRRREKGRKRLAV encoded by the coding sequence ATGAAAAAAAATCTAACTAATTTAAGCAACACCAAGAGGAAAAGAACTCACGGTTTTCGTGCAAGAATGGCCACCAAGGGCGGAAGGTCAGTCCTGAACAGAAGAAGAGAAAAAGGAAGAAAGCGATTAGCCGTTTAA
- the yidD gene encoding membrane protein insertion efficiency factor YidD, whose translation MPTHILEKIFIGFIRFYQTFISPAFPQCCRFYPSCSEYAIIAIKHHGPFKGLLIGLMRLLRCNPMNPGGYDPVK comes from the coding sequence ATGCCTACGCATATCCTCGAAAAGATATTTATTGGTTTTATCAGATTTTACCAGACATTCATATCACCTGCTTTCCCCCAATGTTGTCGTTTTTACCCTTCTTGCTCCGAATATGCAATCATCGCCATCAAGCACCACGGCCCCTTTAAGGGATTATTGATTGGTCTGATGCGTTTGCTTCGGTGCAATCCTATGAACCCTGGTGGGTACGACCCCGTGAAATAA